The Daphnia pulex isolate KAP4 chromosome 3, ASM2113471v1 genome includes a region encoding these proteins:
- the LOC124191499 gene encoding TATA-binding protein-associated factor 2N-like, producing the protein MEATYGIGITNRYALFLDEGEDPLEVIKEKTKKPAEKTVDAGAKTGSAKPAEVKGKSGGAPTQPATAAKKTAVLKETQANVIKPAEQNKPREDGYRSGLGPRPPRGDRGGRFPNSIPREERNNRRNEDRPRDFGSVTNTEGGSPGTGNDAEFRPRSAFRGERGAFRGGDRGGRGRGRGRGGMQDQRGKRDFDRQSGSDKSGVKPIEKREGSGPHNWGSVQDEIEGQLEPAVAEEVVEGEAEVVAPAETAEVKEGEETAPVAPEDEEPKELTLDEWRALRGERKKPEFNIRKPGEGEDNSQWKKTFVLDKKKDDDESEEEIIDLTAEYPQRAGRQKRLDIEIRFSDSRRGSDRGGRGRGRGRGEGGFRGDREGGYRGGFREGGEQREGGGYREGGYRGGYRGGDREGGEQREGGGYRGGFRGDREGGEQREGGYRGGYRGGDREGGETREGGGYRGGFRGDREGGEQREGGYRGGYRGGYRGDREGGEQREGGGGYRGGYRGDREGGERGTYRGGRGSRGGNRGPSMPAAPKVDDEKDFPALG; encoded by the exons ATGGAGGCCACGTACGGGATAGGAATCACCAATAG GTATGCGTTGTTTTTAGATGAGGGTGAAGATCCTCTGGAAGTCATTAAGGAGAAAACCAAGAAACCGGCAGAGAAAACAGTCGATGCCGGAGCTAAAACTGGTAGTGCGAAGCCGGCCGAAGTCAAAGGCAAATCCGGTGGAGCTCCTACTCAACCAGCTACAGCAGCTAAGAAAACTGCTGTACTAAAGGAGACGCAAGCCAATGTTATCAAACCCGCCGAACAAAACAAGCCCCGTGaag ATGGATATCGATCTGGCCTTGGTCCTAGACCACCAAGGGGAGACAGGGGAGGTCGTTTCCCCAACAGCATTCCCCGAGAAGAAAGGAACAACAGGAGGAATGAAGACCGTCCTAGGGATTTTGG ATCCGTGACTAACACGGAGGGTGGATCTCCTGGCACGGGTAACGATGCTGAATTCCGTCCTCGCTCGGCGTTCCGTGGTGAACGAGGTGCGTTCCGCGGCGGAGACCGTGGCGGCCGTGGTCGTGGACGCGGTCGTGGCGGTATGCAAGACCAACGAGGCAAACGCGATTTTGACCGCCAATCTGGCTCTGACAAGAGTGGCGTTAAACCCATTGAGAAACGTGAAGGTAGTGGTCCGCACAATTGGGGAAGCGTCCAAGACGAAATTGAGGGCCAGCTGGAGCCTGCTGTCGCTGAAGAGGTTGTCGAGGGAGAGGCTGAAGTCGTCGCTCCTGCTGAAACAGCTGAAGTCAA GGAGGGAGAAGAGACTGCTCCAGTGGCTCCTGAAGATGAAGAGCCCAAGGAGTTGACGCTAGATGAGTGGAGAGCTCTGAGGGGTGAACGCAAGAAGCCCGAGTTCAATATTCGCAAGCCAGGAGAAGGTGAAGACAACTCTCAATGGAAAAAGACCTTTGTTCTTGACAAGAAGAAGGATGACGATGAAAGCGAAGAGGAAATTATCGATCTGACGGCCGAGTATCCTCAACGAGCTGGACGCCAAAAGCGTTTGGACATCGAGATCCGCTTCTCTGACTCGCGTCGTGGAAGCGATCGCGGTGGTCGTGGTCGCGGAAGGGGTCGCGGCGAGGGAGGATTCCGTGGTGATCGCGAAGGCGGTTACCGTGGAGGCTTCCGCGAAGGTGGAGAGCAACGTGAAGGTGGTGGATATCGCGAGGGAGGCTACCGTGGTGGATACCGCGGCGGCGATCGCGAAGGTGGAGAACAACGTGAAGGCGGCGGATACCGTGGAGGCTTCCGCGGAGATCGCGAGGGAGGCGAGCAACGCGAAGGAGGTTACCGTGGTGGATACCGCGGTGGCGATCGCGAGGGAGGCGAGACCCGTGAGGGTGGCGGATACCGTGGAGGTTTCCGCGGAGATCGCGAGGGAGGCGAGCAACGTGAAGGCGGCTACCGTGGAGGTTACCGCGGTGGATACCGTGGCGATCGCGAAGGAGGCGAACAACGTGAAGGTGGTGGCGGATATCGTGGTGGATACCGCGGCGATCGCGAAGGAGGCGAACGTGGTACTTACCGTGGCGGAAGAGGATCCCGTGGTGGTAATCGCGGTCCGTCCATGCCAGCCGCTCCTAAAGTGGACGATGAGAAGGATTTCCCGGCCCTCGGCTAA